One segment of Oreochromis niloticus isolate F11D_XX linkage group LG8, O_niloticus_UMD_NMBU, whole genome shotgun sequence DNA contains the following:
- the LOC100708331 gene encoding probable phosphatase phospho1 has product MSSTERNHSPKMTAPLTPAAPQDQRFLVLFDFDETIICESSDDAVVRTLPDKELPAWLKNSYREGHYNEYSQKILAYMAEQGVSKDSIHSAVEKIPPNQGLMNLFQYLQSHQQDFELVVVSDANTYFIETWLRHAGVRDLFRKIFTNPSSFNEAGQLVLLPFHSHSCPRCPDNMCKQVILREYLAERQKERGGVPFQRVFYIGDGANDTCPSLALGPRDTAFPRRDFPMHRLLKEFQQSAKVKANIVPWVSGEDIVDCLKKIVEER; this is encoded by the exons ATGTCCTCCACCG AACGAAATCACTCACCAAAGATGACAGCTCCGTTAACGCCTGCCGCACCACAGGATCAACGCTTTTTGGTGTTGTTTGACTTCGACGAGACCATCATTTGCGAAAGCAGCGACGATGCTGTGGTGCGTACTCTGCCAGACAAAGAGCTCCCTGCCTGGCTGAAAAACAGTTACAGGGAGGGGCACTACAATGAATACTCGCAGAAGATTTTGGCCTACATGGCTGAGCAGGGCGTGTCTAAAGACTCCATTCATTCAGCAGTGGAGAAGATCCCACCAAATCAAGGCCTCATGAATCTCTTCCAGTATCTGCAGAGCCACCAGCAGGACTTTGAGCTTGTGGTGGTCTCCGATGCTAACACGTATTTTATTGAAACCTGGCTTAGGCATGCTGGGGTGCGTGACCTTTTCAGAAAGATTTTCACAAACCCGTCCAGTTTTAATGAGGCTGGTCAGCTTGTGCTCCTCCCTTTCCACTCGCACTCATGCCCCCGTTGTCCTGATAACATGTGCAAGCAGGTGATCCTTCGGGAGTATTTGGCGGAGCGGCAAAAGGAGCGTGGCGGCGTTCCCTTTCAGAGGGTCTTCTATATTGGAGATGGGGCCAATGACACCTGCCCTTCTCTGGCTTTGGGGCCCCGGGACACGGCTTTCCCCAGGAGAGACTTTCCAATGCACAGGCTGCTAAAGGAGTTTCAGCAGTCTGCCAAGGTCAAAGCAAACATTGTACCTTGGGTCAGTGGCGAAGACATAGTAGACTGCCTGAAGAAAatagtggaggagagatga